The DNA window catccaatcgtCCGactaccatccatccatccatccatccatccatccatccatccatccatccatccatccaatcgtCCGactaccatccatccatccatccatccatctatccatctatccaaTCGTCCAactaccatccatccatccatccatccatccatccatccatccatccaatcgtCCGactaccatccatccatccatccatccatccatccatccatccatccatccatccatccatccatccatccatccatccatccatccgtatTACTCTCTTTCCACACACTTTTCCCCTTCTTTTTCTGTATCTTCCTCTTCCACTGACTGCTTTGGGCTCACAACTATGTGCATcattccattcatccatccttcTCTCCTCCTCACAGGATGTTGCGATCGCTGGTTTGTGGTCGGCTGGGTCCAGTTTGGATGTGGAAAGCGCTGCTATTCTTTGTGGCCATTGCTTTTGCCACCCAGCTGCTAGGAATCATCTTCAACAAGAGGTATGGTTTTGCTTTTTCAATTTGAACTGCAttggatttttacatttttgcatcagatttagttttctttctctctattATGAGGAAATTATGTTGGCAGTTCATGGACAACTGTGGGCTGCCCGTGTTCCTATAGAGTGGGTTTTTGTCACATGGTAACAGTGTCACAAATATGTGGTAGAGCTGGTACAACCATTGGATGTCCTTTTTTCGTCCATCTGTGAAGAAAAGTGAAGTTGTACAGACCGAAAGTGAAACAGAGATCACTGGTTTGTGGTCATAAACAGCTCTCTCTACGTTTCATACTAACTCAGCATAAACGAGTGTGTAATGTCTTTGTACTTGTCTCATTCCTGGTCAACTATTATCGCGCTAGTACCTGTTGACTTGTCAAGCAGTTGGCATTAACTAACATACAGCATCATCCATGTCGAGCAACATGCAGTTGGTATTGTGGAGGACTACAGCATGGGAGTACGTTTGCAGTGGTTGAAAACCCCCTCGCTGTAAGCTCTACATAGGCAAATTTATGCTCAACAGTATTGCATATAGCAATATATATACTATAATACAGTAATAGTAAAATAACAGCCACACCGCTAGATGCTGCTCTGGGTTCATTACATGCAAAGCGAGATATTTCAAGCCTTTATTTGTTATAATTTTGATGATTATGGCTTACAGCTTATGAAAACTTCAAATTCAAAAGCTCAGCAAATTTGAATATTTTGAAAAAGTTCAATATCGTAGGTTCAAAGTGTCACGCTCTCATCAGCTAATTAATCCAAAACACCTGCAAAGAGCCTTTAAATGGTCTCTCAGTCTGGTTCATGGGGAAGACTACTGACCTGACAGTTGTGCAGAAAACCATCACTACAGCCTCCATAAAGAGGGAACACCTCAAAAGGTAATTGCAAaagaggttggatgttctcaaAGTGCTGCATCAAAGCACATTAATAGAAAGTTCTGTGGAAGAAAACGGTGCACAAGCAGCAGGGATGACCTCAGCCTGGACAGGATTGTTAGGAAAAGGCCGTTCAACAGTGTGAGAGACCTTCACAAGGAGTGACTGAGGCTGGAGTTAGTGCAACACACAGACGGATCCTGGAGTTGAGCTTCAAATGCTCTATTCCTCATGTCAAGCTGATCCTGAACAACAAACAGAATCACCTGGCTAAAGAATAAAAGAACTGCTCTGTTAATCTGTGGCACAAAGTCCAGTTTCTGGTGGGAGCAAATTTTGCATCTCATTTGGAAACCAAGGTCCTAGAGTCTGGAGGAAGAATGGCGAGCAGTGTCGGTCAAGttatttgaaaaagtaattagttactaattactgattacttttccAAGAAAgcaatcctgttactttactgattacttattttcaaaagtaattagttacttagttacattttaaaacCATGATAAACAACCTGAATATGTAATAGAGCAACAGAActttcagcccagttctactttttctgcataatccatcatataaaatgtaatcaaatgaaaaacttgttttgttagttttaatcttttaacttcatgcatgaagcaaaaattaaataatatgcgacattctctgactggaagaatgtttaacatttaaatctattttctgcatattccagcacataaaataaaataatgttttgtgttttcactctttcaaatagatgcgagtaaaacacagcagaaaataaataaaatcaaagactcagcagctcttaaatctattgtcacctgtttagcaggagtggggcgggtggaggtttgcccacAGTGGTCCTGTCAGTGGGaggatccgggggtttctctgtgaacgtcacattcccgtggcagcgtgctCGCTGCTCGCTCAGAGTTGAAGTTTAATGTTTCGgtgtagaaagaagttttctttcCGCGCAGAGTGTGCAGCAAACGctgatgtttttgtcactttttacagaatcaaactcaaagtaatgtgattactttcacgctttaaacgctgcatggtcgTCCATTATTGATCTGCAAACATCTGTTGCTGCCACGGACGTCGCACgggcttacgtcattgtcatgagacactctcagaaACAAAGTCATGACGGTTTAGTAAAACCTTGTTCAATGACCATGGGATAATTGTGCTTGATTGGCCAGCAAACTCACGTGACCTGAACGGGCTTTGCCAAGAGAAAGATGAGACACATGAGACCAAACAATGCAGAAGAGCCGAAGGCTGCTATTGAAGCATCCTGGTCTTCTATAACACGTCACTGCTGACGTGCCACGCCGCACTGAGGCAGTAATTCATGCAAAAGGGGCCCGAGACAAGTACTGAGTACATATGTATGGTTATACTATCCAGGGTTTTCATAAGTGTAAGCCATGATCATCATAATTATAACAAGTAAAGTCTTGAAATATCTCGCTCTGCATGTAATAAGTCTACATTAGTTTCACCTTTTAAGTAGAATTACTGAAAATCTTTTTGCACTATATTCTAATATTTCGAGTTTCACATGTACATGGTGAGAcccaggggaaaaaaatattttgattttgatttttttcagataaatCAAGTGTTGGGAcggtaaaaaaaatacattacaaaaacaaaattgtttttaactaattttatttaaattttacaacaTGTGCACTACAGTGCACAAGGGGAGTTCATTGATCACGAATGTGAAACTAACAAAATTCAAGAGCtatttaagaaaattaaaagctCCACTGAATTTGTTGTAAGCAGGATATTAAaacttatttatataacaatataataataaaaatgtagatCAGGGACCAACTTAGAAGTCACTGACACTTCACTAGCTGTAAGCCATTGGTTCAGGAACAAGTGATTGCACTGGGCTTTCTATTTTACAAAAATCAATTCATTTATGATATCTGAGGAAgtactgtgatttttttatttggagACACAAAGGAACGTTTGGCACTTCCCACATCTCACATATGTTTTACTGTTGCACCCAACCATTctacaactgaaatgccttggacTGTTAACCATCTCAGGCAAGTGGAGGGAACCATATTTTGCTACACTCTCATCTGATTGGGGCCtccttttcttgatttttggAGAGAACTCTTCATTACTGGTATTATTCAGgtcttgttcacatgtttgtcCCACGTTTCTCGGCCAAGAGGAGCTTGAACTCCAGATACTGGGAGTTCTTTTTGCACATTGAGATCATTGATAACTTTCAGCAAAGACGTGATCGTGTAGAAACAATCAGGTGTCATGGATTCAGCTATAAATGCGACTCTTATTTTTTACTATACTGGAAATCATTcctgcattttacccatattttatttttaactcaaagcaaaaattccagattctcctacatgttggttttggaccagataggacgacagatttcaggtggccctgtgtttttctctaTCACATCTGCCACTGCATCTCGATAATCTTTGTGTGGCTCCTCCTGGGTTCTCACCCTCTCCTATCTGGCTCACATGACTCTCATCTTCTGAAGAATCTATGTTTGAATCTCGCTCAATTATTCTGTTAAGAATTCTCTCTGCCTTTGTTAAAGAGTTGTCTActaggaaaaagtgaaataaatataagtacAAAGTCCCGACGTGCACTAGAGtacacattaataaattagtcatGTTCTCTGTGAAACTCAATAAGCCTAATTCTTAAAGACCCCTCAAATTATTtactagatgtttatttttgaaaattaaaaaacattttaaatgtaaatatcaagtttacctttctttcttccataaAATATGCTGGTAGGCATGCCaaccattttgaaaaggtgggtAAAAgacaattggcaaggccacacccccacacatgtgatatcattttaaaggtactgttgtcctctctaagaaacatcaggacttagaaGAGTGGCAAGTAGACTATgagagctacaagcaaaaactaaatgtgtactacagtgcaCAAAAATGAATTACTGGGTCTCAGGAGGATAACAAGCCTCCACACTGCGCCCCCTGGTGGATACACAAGATATTACCACCGGTTTTCCTAAATGCTGCTTTTGGGACGTTACCACCCATGGTTGCATCGTCCAGGTGAGGGTATCATTACAGCCACCCATCAGCTGGCAATTGGTCAGAAATCCGTCACGCGCCCACCCACGGTCCTGTCAGGGATGAGACAGCCGTTTTTAAAGTGGCTGTATCTGTAAGCCTAGTCTTCAAAGTAGAGAtactgtctgtctcctgaacccTGGTTCCACAGAACAGGGCCCTGAATGTTGTGAAATACTGTTGTCCTTGCTGTCCCACTATTACCCAACCATTAAGCCACAGCTGCAGGACAAATGCTACCCAATCACATGCTTCTCATTCAGTTTGCTATTAATGATGAAGAAATGATTGCTGCTGCTTTCTTGGAGTATTTGTGCCTGTGTGAAATGAAATCCCCGTGCTACCACAGTATAGCTTTGAACATTTTGgctgtgatgtgtctgtgtttatgtaaCATCTGCTTAGAAGGAAACCATCCAGACAGGAATAAAACTCAGTTATAAAATCAGTTCACAGCAACTAATAAATTCAAAGCTCATACGTTTATACTTCTTTAAGACATTTTATCTTTGCATGAAGTAAGGAGTTAGGTTCAAAGTGTACTCAGCAACTgaactgtttctgtttgttgtcctttcttgaatcaccttgttgttgaattgtgctatacaaataaacttgccttgcctttctTTTACATTTCCTGTGAACAGCCACATCAGTTCTATCGGTTGAGACAGTGTGATGCTGCTAAGCTGTTTGGTTTAAACATGATTTCTGATGTGGGGTGAAAACCTACTGATTTTGTAGTACAAGTAAGACCAAGAATTGATTTGCATTGATTGTAGAAATGTCAATACTATCATATGGTGAGTAGATTTGAGTTGTGGTAAAATCCCAGAGATGTTCTGAACAATAATTATTTACAGTTTGCTCCTCTCTTCCCACTCGTCCAACAGCAGTGCCCAACCAGCTGCTCACTCCATCTTTTCATCCCCTGATGCCCAGGGGCCGTCTCTGGGCTCCTGTCAGCCCCACACTCACATCATGTTCCTCAAGACACACAagacagcaagcagcacagtgCTCAACATGCTGTACCGCTTTGGAGAGGAACGCAACCTTCGCTTTGCCCTTCCACTGGGCTACCAGCTGGGGTACCCACTACCCTTCAATGCTCACAGAGTCAAAGGTTATCGAGGTCCCCGAGCCACGGAGTTTCACATCATGGGCAATCACATGAGGTTTAATAAGCCAGAGGTAAGTCGTTCACACGAAGAGAATGGTGGGTAAAATAGAAGGCTGACAGTAATGACTGAAAATGATTTGATAATCATACAGCCATCTGTATAATCCTCCACTGTTCAAATTTCCAACATGGCTGGACATCTTAAAGAGACTCATTTTATAGTTTATATATAGAAAATGAAAGTGTACAAACTCATATACAGATGTGACATCAGTAGCCTCAGCCATATAATAAAAATTGGCAGAAGATAATCAACAACAactaatgaacaaaatacacaaaaataatacaCAAAGGTCGTTTTGTGGGCTAAAGTGATGTTCATTTAGAAATTTGCTCAAATTGGACTAAAAACACTACAGACACTAAACTCCATGCTTAGTCTGACTTAACCTAACCGCCTGTATGACTGTAGGAGGACTGCCAGCCCATCCAAACCTTCAGACTCTTAGGAAACTGAACCCTTCAACCAGCACTAGAAGGTCCCAGTGGGATTGGTTAGCCTAACTCTGCCGGGCTGTGCATTAGCACTATTTGTCATTCTGGCTAATCACCAGACTGCTAGTGTAAATACCTGTAAATACCCGTGTCAGCAAGCCAAACCCTCTGTCCAGATTGAGCATGCTCAGCGGTAGAATGACATCAGAGGAGCTTCTGTTGGTTTCATAATTAAAACAATGGATAGTTGAACCGTTGCTGATGTCAGAGACAATACGTGATGCTACTGCAGTAGTATCGTTATTTGTAACTGTTTCAATTTTTGTCTTCCAGGTGGAGAAAGTGATGCCTGCAGACACATTCTACTTTTCTATCATCAGGGATCCTGTCGCGCTGGCGGAGTCCTCTTTTGCTTATTACAAAGAAGTAGCTCCTGCCTTTCGGAAGGCAAAAGGGCTGGGCGACTTTGTCGACGACCCAAATAAATACTATGACCCTCGTCTTCGCAACAACCACTATGCCCGCAACCTGCTGTGGTTTGATTTTGGCATGGACAATAATGCTAATTTCTCAGTGGAATTAGCTCAGCATGGTGAGGCCATGATCCGCCAGACATTCAGACTGATTCTTGTGTCCGAGTACTTTGACCAGTCTATGATCCTGCTGAGACATGCCCTCTGCTGGCCACTGGATGCTGTAGTCTCATTTAGCCTTAACGCTCGGCAGCAAAAGCCCAGCAGCAACAGCGTAATGAGCGGAAGCTGGGTCGGCAAAGCTGCCGTAGCGGCTGGCGTCGGTGCTAGAGCTGGACGCTCACAAGGCAAGATGTTGCCCAATCTGTCGCTAACGGATCATCAGCGGGAGAAGCTACGCCAGTGGAACGCCTTAGATTGGTACCTATACAAAGCCTTCAACCGCACGTTCTGGGAGGATATCGACAAGTTTGGTCGTGCCCAGATGGAGCAAGAAGTAGCTCTTCTCAGGATGCGGCGGGAAATCCTGGGCCGGGTTTGTCTGAAGGATGGTGGAAAGCCCGTAGAAGCGTACCGGATACGAGACAAAAATATCCGACCCTTTCAGAGCGGAGTAGTAAAGATTCTTGGATACGAGCTCCAGCCGGGTCTCGACAATGCTACCAGGACGGCCTGTCTGAGGATGATTAGGCCCGAGATCCAATACAAAGATTTGCTGGATAGTAAACAGTTCCCACGGGCTGTCCAACCCCAGCTGggacagcagggacagggaCTGCTAGCAGCTGGTGGTGCTTTTGTAAGACATGATTCATCTAGGACAGGAGAGAAAATGATGATGGGAGAAGCTGAgatggaaagagaaagagaCTGGGATGGAAGCCGTATAATGAAGAGTAACCAGACTTTAAAAGGAGTGCgagaaaaagaaagattgaGATAGTTTAAGGTGAGTTACATGTTACCTTTGATTTGTGAGGGGAAACGGACCAGAGACGCCTGAGCCAAATTTAGTTTACATGTGAGAAAGAAACAAGCTTCTCTGCAGCACttccagttttctttcttttcctgaaCACACTCTCTGGTTTGGTATGTTTTCATCTTTGGCAATTACTCCCAGTGACAGTCTATTTTATCATTGGAACTGCATTTTCTTATTGTGTTGATGCttaaattaaatgaaagttACAAGCTGTCCCAAGGTTACAGAGGAGGGGTACACCGCTCGGGTCTTGTGGCTGATCCGACACAGGCGGgagtttgtgaaaataaaaacatgaagacaGTCTCGCTGGACAGAGCACTGCAGAAAACCAAGACATTTTAGGTTTGTTGTTGCATTAACAGCTGTTATTGATTTCATCAGACAAATGATCGCTTCCTTGCTCaaatctttttttgtattttaacatACAGACTGTTTTTTACATAAGCTTGCCTTTAAACGCGGCTCAGAGACAGCAAATCTCATCTATAGGAGAAGTCCGCAGATAGCAGCTGTGGTGGTGCAGGTACATCTTCcagatgaatttttaaaaattcacttTTAGGcaggattttaaatgttttgatttaCATCAGGTTTGTGTAATGATTTTTTTCCCAGTGAAATTAAGGTAGTGCTTCAAAATAAGTGCCTGTGGGCGTGTCTCCTGAAACACCACAGGCTTGTTTGTGCTGTCGAGTGGTGAGTCTGGACTCTAAAAGCTATTTCTGGATTATGAGTTTCAGTTTTCTGCCACAGTTTGTTTACATTTAGGAAAATACATCTTTTAGCTTTAGACTAAGATTGCTATATTGTTTCAGATCCACactttcagcaacattaacCACGTCTGCACCTGTCGGGCAGAAAGCTTATGGCTCGCTGTTGTTTCCAGTGACTCACAGCAGTCCCAGTTTCATTTTGTCATTGACCTGCTCTTCCATACTGAGGTCCAAAGCTACATTGGGCAAGTGCAGGGCCAGCATGCTTACCTTTCCCTCCTTTCTGAGGACGTGCCTGTGGAAGGAAAGTAGAGTCACAGACCATATTAGGAGTTTTAGCAGGTAAAGTGCTAAAGCTAGACGACTGTTTCAGTTGTGTTCTTCACCAACTGCTGTCCGTACAATCTAACACAGGCTGAAAACAACGTTTCTTTGATTGCATAAGAAGTGTCACAGAGTGGGTTCACTGACAGTGTTGGCCCTGCCTTAGTGAGGGTCATCCCTGCATGCGAGGTAGCACAGGTGACAGACAGCGTCAGACGTGACTGCATGCATATACAGGAAATATGCATGCgccactttgtttttaaatgaacctCCTTACAACAGGTTGTTTCCTAGATCGTACATGTTCGTTCATTGTTGAAAGTATTGAATTTATTGCCCAGTGTCAAACATTCGATCGTCTTGTTCTCCGTCCAGAGTCGGCCACCCTACACAGCGCACATCTGGTCACCTCAGCAGTGGCCCGTAAGGGAGATTCAGGCATACTGTGTTTGAGTGGCTACCTCCTCTGATGAAAGGATATTATTCATCTCTTACAGTCAGTGTGTTTAAAGAGAGTCAATACTGAACAACGTCTTAAAATCAAAGGGACATAAGGTGTTTATTTCCCTTCACTCAGGAAACCAgtgatttattttagtttactCTAAAACTCTGACTTTCTCTTCATTCATAAATAAGCCATCATTAACAGTGAAACTCTTGCTTCAGGAGTGTCATAGTCCTGTCTGGGGTCTCAACAACATTGTTTCAGTCGCGCTAATTAAAATGTGCTCGATGTCACATCCAGAAAGGTCTCTGGAGGTCAAGCCTACGCAGACGTTTGGAATGACAGAAGCTGCTTCTATGTCACAGCAGCGTAACTGAAGTAAATGGTTTCCTTTCCCGTGGTTTTCCTGGTTTCCAAGTCACGTCGTGTTGACTTCACTGAAAGAGACCTTTCTGTCTTTTGCACCTGCCAGCTTTCGTTTAGATTTCGAAGAATATCGCTTCCTATTCTGCTTGTTCGTGTTTTACACCAGTAACAGCTGAACATTCAAAAAATTACAcaatatggattttttttatcatagaGTGCTACTACATGCTGTAACATAAGTGTCCCTTATATTTTGGTTATTAGATAACTGTGACTATTATATCCAGGTACATTTTGTCACTCTCTGAAGGTTAGTGGTGATAAGTCATATTTACACACAGCATACATGTCGGTACTCAATCGCTGACGAATGCCAATCAATTCTTGCCAACATGGACGACAAACAGTTAATACACTGAAAACTCCATCAtaatgtttttgtgcttttcgaGCACCCTTCTATAGGATACCACAGTCGTGTCATGTAATCAGCACAGtgtaataaagaaataaaaagactttATTAATGCTGAGGAAATTTCTTTATTACACACTTAATTCCAATATAAATATGGAAGATGGCAAACAagttgaaaaatgtaaacaagtaaaaataaaatgaggtgaaacattttcacataaataaataacaaagttAAACCTGTTTCTTAAATTcaggacagtaactgtgttgtCACCTCTGTCTGCTCATACTTTTTATTGGTGTTtaaacacgtgtgtgtgtgttttcttccttttaattGCACTCCATTAAAAACAGCTTCTGGTACTAGAAGGTACCAGAAAGTCAAACTTTGCTTCCCGATCTAGGATAAAGCTTTATTTGAATTTTCGCAAATACTGTAATGTGACTCATTTTGTAGCTCGTTTTCAGTATTAAAGTTCCATGTTGTACATAGTGGACAAGAGCGGTACAGGTCAGAGTAAGAAGCAGTGGTAGGTGGTGTGATTTACCTTCTGTCATGCCCACTTCGCCAACGATCTCTATTCAGCCACTCCCACAGCCCTGACAGGACATTTCACAGAGAACTCCTCATGTTGCTCCAGATGTTACTGAGCAGGCCGAGCAGCTGCAGTATATGTGGCTATGATCTTACTTGAAACTGTATTCTGTCGGAAATTTGTAGTAGATCACGCTCTTTGTGTGcatctgttgtgtttgttttcttgtactaaataattaaaaaaatctttaactCTCCTACGTCTTTTTGCCTCCTTGTTTGTAACAtttgacagcagctgtgtgatacgGTGGTTGTTCTGTGCTG is part of the Maylandia zebra isolate NMK-2024a linkage group LG3, Mzebra_GT3a, whole genome shotgun sequence genome and encodes:
- the gal3st4 gene encoding galactose-3-O-sulfotransferase 2 isoform X2, which gives rise to MMARNRMLRSLVCGRLGPVWMWKALLFFVAIAFATQLLGIIFNKSSAQPAAHSIFSSPDAQGPSLGSCQPHTHIMFLKTHKTASSTVLNMLYRFGEERNLRFALPLGYQLGYPLPFNAHRVKGYRGPRATEFHIMGNHMRFNKPEVEKVMPADTFYFSIIRDPVALAESSFAYYKEVAPAFRKAKGLGDFVDDPNKYYDPRLRNNHYARNLLWFDFGMDNNANFSVELAQHGEAMIRQTFRLILVSEYFDQSMILLRHALCWPLDAVVSFSLNARQQKPSSNSVMSGSWVGKAAVAAGVGARAGRSQGKMLPNLSLTDHQREKLRQWNALDWYLYKAFNRTFWEDIDKFGRAQMEQEVALLRMRREILGRVCLKDGGKPVEAYRIRDKNIRPFQSGVVKILGYELQPGLDNATRTACLRMIRPEIQYKDLLDSKQFPRAVQPQLGQQGQGLLAAGGAFVRHDSSRTGEKMMMGEAEMERERDWDGSRIMKSNQTLKGVREKERLR
- the gal3st4 gene encoding galactose-3-O-sulfotransferase 2 isoform X1, with the translated sequence MIFRRRARMLRSLVCGRLGPVWMWKALLFFVAIAFATQLLGIIFNKSSAQPAAHSIFSSPDAQGPSLGSCQPHTHIMFLKTHKTASSTVLNMLYRFGEERNLRFALPLGYQLGYPLPFNAHRVKGYRGPRATEFHIMGNHMRFNKPEVEKVMPADTFYFSIIRDPVALAESSFAYYKEVAPAFRKAKGLGDFVDDPNKYYDPRLRNNHYARNLLWFDFGMDNNANFSVELAQHGEAMIRQTFRLILVSEYFDQSMILLRHALCWPLDAVVSFSLNARQQKPSSNSVMSGSWVGKAAVAAGVGARAGRSQGKMLPNLSLTDHQREKLRQWNALDWYLYKAFNRTFWEDIDKFGRAQMEQEVALLRMRREILGRVCLKDGGKPVEAYRIRDKNIRPFQSGVVKILGYELQPGLDNATRTACLRMIRPEIQYKDLLDSKQFPRAVQPQLGQQGQGLLAAGGAFVRHDSSRTGEKMMMGEAEMERERDWDGSRIMKSNQTLKGVREKERLR